A window of the Dongshaea marina genome harbors these coding sequences:
- the rpmF gene encoding 50S ribosomal protein L32 has product MAVQQNRKTRSKRGMRRSHDALSAPAALSVDQTSGELHRRHHVTADGFYRGKKVISK; this is encoded by the coding sequence ATGGCCGTACAACAGAATCGTAAAACACGTTCCAAGCGTGGCATGCGTCGTTCTCATGATGCACTGAGCGCACCAGCTGCGCTATCAGTTGACCAGACTTCTGGTGAGCTGCACCGTCGTCACCATGTGACAGCTGACGGCTTCTATCGCGGTAAAAAGGTTATCAGCAAGTAA
- the rluC gene encoding 23S rRNA pseudouridine(955/2504/2580) synthase RluC, which yields MNEVNQTVRLLAIDAENEGQRIDNFLVTQLKGVPKSRIYRILRKGEVRVNKKRVKPVYRLCAGDEVRIPPIRVAEKDESIQPSSHWDWVQNLQKCILYEDDHLLVINKPSGMAVHGGSGVNAGVIEGLRALRPEARFLELVHRLDRDTSGCLLVAKKRSALRHLHEQLRDKTVTKKYWALVRGRWQSDKKVVNAPLRKNVLKSGERMVRVDAEGKPSQTRFKILQNYQEATLVEAFPVTGRTHQIRVHALSQGHPIAGDMKYGDEGFDIRMKRKGLERLFLHAHQLIFTHPNSGEKLEVIAPLEESLEQLLAQLVKVKH from the coding sequence ATGAATGAAGTAAATCAAACGGTCCGCCTGCTCGCAATTGATGCTGAGAACGAGGGGCAGCGGATTGATAATTTTTTAGTCACTCAGCTCAAAGGGGTTCCAAAGAGCCGCATCTACCGCATCCTGAGAAAAGGGGAGGTCCGGGTCAATAAGAAACGGGTCAAACCTGTGTATCGTCTGTGTGCCGGAGATGAGGTCAGGATCCCACCGATTCGTGTTGCAGAAAAAGATGAGTCGATTCAGCCCTCATCCCATTGGGACTGGGTACAAAATCTGCAAAAATGCATCCTGTATGAAGATGATCACCTGCTGGTGATCAATAAACCTTCTGGCATGGCGGTCCATGGCGGAAGCGGAGTGAATGCCGGGGTGATTGAGGGGCTACGGGCATTGCGTCCGGAGGCTCGCTTTCTGGAGCTGGTGCACAGACTGGACCGGGATACTTCCGGATGTCTGCTGGTTGCGAAAAAGCGCAGTGCCCTGCGCCACCTGCATGAGCAGTTGCGTGATAAGACAGTGACCAAAAAATATTGGGCGCTGGTTCGCGGTCGCTGGCAGTCGGATAAGAAGGTGGTGAATGCGCCACTTCGCAAGAATGTTCTTAAATCTGGCGAGCGTATGGTCCGGGTCGATGCGGAAGGTAAGCCTTCCCAGACCCGCTTTAAAATTTTGCAAAACTACCAGGAGGCTACTCTGGTTGAGGCATTTCCTGTGACCGGACGGACTCACCAGATCCGGGTGCATGCCCTGAGCCAGGGACACCCCATCGCCGGTGATATGAAGTATGGTGATGAAGGCTTTGATATTCGAATGAAGCGTAAGGGGCTGGAAAGACTATTTCTGCACGCGCATCAGCTGATTTTTACTCATCCCAACAGTGGTGAAAAGCTGGAAGTGATTGCACCTCTTGAGGAAAGTCTCGAACAACTCCTGGCACAGCTGGTAAAGGTAAAACACTAA
- a CDS encoding beta-ketoacyl-ACP synthase III has translation MYTKILGTGSYLPDQIRTNADLEKMVETSDEWIVERTGIRERRIASQDESVVTMAHQASLKALEMAGVSVDEIDLIIVATTSAPNAFPSAACELQERLGIAGCGAFDVGAACAGFTYALSVADQFVRTGYSKRVLVVGADVLAQTCDPTDRGTIILFGDGAGAVVLGPSEEPGILSTHLQSDGRYGDLLKLPNAPRGKVGSPNSCYLSMRGNEVFKHAVLGLSKIVTQTLAANQIDKSELDWLIPHQANYRIIKATAKKLAMSEDQVILTLAKHGNTSAASVPIALDTGVRDGRIERGQLLLLEAFGGGFTCGSALVRF, from the coding sequence ATGTATACAAAAATTTTAGGTACTGGTAGTTATCTTCCAGATCAGATCCGTACCAATGCTGATTTAGAGAAGATGGTTGAGACCAGTGATGAGTGGATCGTGGAGCGGACCGGGATCCGTGAGCGTCGCATCGCTTCACAGGATGAGAGTGTCGTAACCATGGCACACCAGGCTTCTCTCAAGGCTCTTGAGATGGCAGGTGTGAGTGTGGATGAGATAGATCTCATCATTGTGGCAACTACGAGCGCACCCAATGCTTTCCCATCTGCAGCCTGTGAGCTCCAAGAGCGACTGGGTATTGCCGGATGTGGCGCTTTCGATGTAGGTGCTGCCTGCGCGGGTTTCACCTATGCATTGAGTGTGGCTGACCAATTTGTTCGTACCGGATACTCGAAGCGAGTGCTGGTGGTTGGGGCGGATGTTCTGGCACAGACCTGTGATCCAACCGATCGAGGCACCATCATCCTGTTTGGTGATGGTGCAGGAGCAGTGGTGCTTGGGCCGAGTGAAGAGCCTGGGATCCTGTCGACTCACCTTCAGTCTGACGGGCGTTATGGCGATCTTCTGAAACTGCCGAACGCACCTCGGGGTAAGGTTGGGTCTCCTAATAGCTGTTACCTCTCCATGAGAGGCAACGAAGTATTCAAACATGCGGTTCTGGGATTAAGCAAGATAGTCACACAGACCCTTGCTGCCAACCAGATAGACAAATCGGAATTGGACTGGTTGATACCGCATCAGGCGAATTACCGCATTATCAAGGCGACTGCCAAGAAGCTCGCAATGTCTGAAGATCAGGTGATCCTGACACTGGCGAAGCATGGTAATACCTCGGCAGCCTCGGTGCCGATCGCTCTGGATACCGGTGTTCGTGATGGCCGGATTGAACGGGGCCAGCTGCTGCTGCTTGAAGCGTTTGGTGGTGGGTTTACCTGTGGTTCGGCTTTGGTTCGTTTTTAA
- the plsX gene encoding phosphate acyltransferase PlsX has translation MADLTIALDAMGGDHGPRITVPAVREALFSCSELHIILVGPQAELLPYLSQCGLDQHPRISVHHCSEVVPMDAKPAVALRAFKDSSMRRALELVRDKLADACVSAGNTGALMAMAKHILRPLSGVNRPALIKPLPQVAGQTFLLDLGANVDCDAGTLFQFALMGSALANTAGLRQPKIALLNIGEEANKGTEAVRSCAKRLSACSQVNYVGYLEASALFSGKADVVVCDGFVGNVALKSCEGTARFMLQMGLARSKGGLFDRLLSRWWKKRLILSSMSLNPDQYNGASLLGLRGIVVKSHGSAGQEAFSHAIHQAAAEVKGQLTTKIMDRLNTVLLDDGRS, from the coding sequence TTGGCTGATCTAACCATCGCGTTAGATGCAATGGGGGGCGACCATGGCCCTCGGATCACAGTGCCTGCCGTAAGGGAGGCGCTGTTTTCCTGTTCTGAGCTTCATATCATCCTTGTCGGCCCTCAGGCTGAACTACTCCCGTATCTCTCTCAGTGTGGTCTGGACCAACATCCCAGGATCTCTGTGCACCACTGTAGTGAAGTGGTTCCCATGGATGCCAAGCCTGCTGTAGCATTGCGTGCATTCAAAGATTCATCGATGCGCAGAGCCCTGGAGCTGGTCAGAGATAAATTGGCGGATGCCTGTGTGAGTGCAGGAAATACGGGGGCGTTGATGGCGATGGCTAAGCATATTTTGCGGCCATTGTCCGGGGTTAATCGTCCGGCGCTGATTAAGCCACTGCCTCAGGTGGCAGGGCAAACCTTTTTGCTGGATCTTGGGGCGAATGTGGATTGTGATGCAGGTACTCTGTTTCAGTTTGCGCTGATGGGGAGTGCCTTAGCCAATACGGCGGGGCTCCGACAACCAAAGATAGCCCTGTTAAACATAGGTGAAGAGGCTAACAAGGGCACGGAAGCGGTTCGCTCCTGTGCGAAACGCTTGAGCGCCTGCTCTCAGGTGAACTATGTTGGTTACCTGGAAGCCAGTGCCCTGTTTAGTGGCAAGGCGGATGTGGTAGTTTGTGATGGATTTGTTGGCAATGTGGCACTGAAGAGCTGTGAGGGCACGGCACGTTTCATGTTGCAGATGGGGTTGGCCAGGTCAAAAGGTGGGCTGTTTGATCGTCTTTTGAGCCGCTGGTGGAAAAAGCGTTTGATTTTGTCCTCAATGAGTCTGAACCCCGACCAGTATAATGGCGCAAGTCTGTTAGGATTGCGCGGCATTGTGGTGAAAAGTCATGGAAGTGCCGGACAAGAGGCCTTCAGTCATGCCATTCATCAGGCAGCTGCTGAAGTAAAGGGGCAGCTCACAACAAAAATAATGGACAGATTGAATACTGTCCTTCTCGACGACGGGCGCAGTTGA
- a CDS encoding substrate-binding periplasmic protein — translation MILSQLLRLFILLLLVGAPLTYAKPVVKACGHHDYAPWNWRVGDQIVGACAEVTKTLFEKLGVTVDLSYQGNWQQCQSKIKTGEVDVNICSFINSERQQYSRFIQTPMGYNENAAFVNQKVPFKFSRWSDFDGHTVGMVQGVSIGQKFDDFLRQHTKVVRVTDYRKAFEFLAAKRVDFVPVGRYSGYAMIKAFKLEKQLTDLPKSILTGKLYISMSNKSKYLHLLPEVEKQIQKPGYYPWLSELLQKYADEYGDQFAE, via the coding sequence ATGATCTTGAGTCAACTGCTGCGATTATTCATCCTACTGCTCCTGGTCGGAGCGCCGTTAACTTATGCAAAACCTGTTGTGAAGGCTTGCGGCCACCATGACTATGCTCCCTGGAATTGGCGAGTCGGTGATCAGATTGTCGGTGCCTGTGCCGAGGTAACTAAGACGCTTTTTGAAAAACTCGGAGTCACGGTCGATTTGAGTTACCAGGGGAACTGGCAGCAGTGTCAGAGCAAAATCAAAACCGGAGAGGTTGATGTAAACATCTGCTCTTTTATTAACAGTGAACGCCAGCAATACTCTCGCTTTATTCAGACTCCGATGGGTTACAACGAGAATGCAGCCTTTGTAAATCAGAAGGTCCCCTTCAAATTTTCCAGATGGAGTGATTTTGATGGTCATACGGTCGGTATGGTGCAGGGAGTTAGTATTGGGCAGAAGTTTGATGATTTTCTAAGACAACACACCAAGGTTGTACGGGTGACAGATTACCGTAAGGCATTTGAGTTTCTGGCGGCCAAGCGTGTCGACTTTGTGCCGGTTGGGCGGTACAGCGGTTATGCGATGATCAAGGCTTTTAAGCTTGAAAAACAGCTTACCGATCTTCCCAAGTCAATCCTGACCGGCAAGCTTTATATCTCTATGTCTAACAAATCAAAATATTTGCATCTGCTTCCTGAGGTAGAAAAGCAGATCCAGAAACCCGGCTATTACCCCTGGCTTTCTGAGCTGCTGCAAAAGTATGCTGACGAGTATGGGGATCAGTTTGCGGAGTAG
- a CDS encoding YceD family protein: MQKLKLPNKINPSRCASREAVYEAVIEKEQLERLDASSQGIQSDVSVKLTFEVGQSRRPLIRVDANTQVMLQCQRCGGSFSHPIEIADGCYQVVRDLSQELPEGYEPVETDEDGELDIFQLIEDELILLLPLSPMHDDADCPMADASMSWGEIAEEEERPNPFSVLERLKRNN, encoded by the coding sequence ATGCAAAAGCTGAAATTGCCGAATAAAATTAACCCGTCCCGCTGCGCTTCCCGAGAAGCAGTCTATGAGGCTGTGATCGAAAAAGAGCAGTTGGAACGGCTTGATGCTTCGTCACAGGGCATCCAAAGTGATGTCTCTGTGAAGCTGACCTTTGAAGTGGGGCAATCGCGACGCCCCTTGATCCGGGTTGATGCGAATACCCAGGTCATGCTTCAATGTCAGCGCTGTGGTGGTTCCTTCAGTCATCCAATTGAAATTGCTGATGGCTGTTACCAGGTGGTTCGCGACTTGTCGCAAGAGCTGCCCGAAGGATATGAACCGGTTGAAACAGATGAGGATGGTGAGCTGGATATTTTCCAGTTGATCGAGGATGAACTCATTCTTTTGCTGCCGCTGTCTCCGATGCATGATGATGCCGACTGCCCGATGGCTGATGCGTCTATGAGTTGGGGAGAGATAGCAGAAGAGGAGGAGCGACCCAATCCATTTTCTGTTTTAGAACGATTGAAACGTAATAACTGA
- a CDS encoding HAD family hydrolase, translating into MRYKLVIFDWDGTLMDSLERIVSSMRHAAKKTGLPLPQPAAVRDIIGLSFESALPKLFGDDWQLHAPDFIEHYRSFYQEIDETPSPLYPGADLVVQGLYQQGYQLAISTGKGHRGLSRVLKSSGLEHYFHATRGADQARSKPDPLMLEQILQELDLTVSDAVMVGDSRYDMAMAEAIGMDRIAVTYGVHGPEELDSHQPVAYLNDIRELPGYL; encoded by the coding sequence ATGCGTTATAAGCTGGTTATTTTTGATTGGGATGGCACCCTGATGGATTCGCTGGAGCGGATCGTTTCTTCGATGCGTCATGCTGCAAAGAAAACCGGTTTACCCCTGCCTCAGCCCGCAGCGGTTCGCGATATCATAGGGCTCAGCTTTGAGTCCGCACTGCCTAAACTATTTGGTGATGACTGGCAGTTACATGCCCCCGATTTTATCGAACACTATCGATCCTTCTATCAGGAGATTGATGAGACGCCATCTCCTCTCTATCCGGGTGCTGATTTGGTGGTGCAGGGGCTTTATCAGCAGGGATACCAGCTTGCAATCTCAACGGGGAAAGGACACAGGGGGTTGAGCCGGGTCCTGAAATCCTCAGGGCTTGAACATTACTTTCATGCTACCCGGGGAGCTGATCAGGCACGCTCAAAACCCGACCCCCTGATGCTTGAGCAGATCTTGCAGGAGCTTGATCTGACTGTAAGTGATGCCGTCATGGTCGGGGATTCCCGATATGATATGGCAATGGCTGAGGCGATCGGTATGGACAGGATCGCGGTTACCTATGGGGTCCATGGTCCCGAGGAGCTGGATTCTCATCAGCCTGTCGCCTATCTCAATGATATCAGGGAGTTACCTGGCTATCTGTAG
- a CDS encoding Maf family protein, which yields MNQIILASTSPYRKSLLQRLNLPFVTVAPNIDETELPGEDATALVERLAIAKAIALGEQYPNALIIGSDQVCSIDNEILGKPHTRDKAIEQLRLASGRAVTFLTGIALYNSNTKKLHSHVEPFKVHFRELSLAQIEAYLDLDQPFDCAGSFKNEAAGILLFDAMEGRDPNALTGLPLIALRELLEKEGLDPLLSTSRL from the coding sequence ATGAACCAAATCATCCTCGCTTCAACCTCTCCTTACCGTAAATCCCTGCTGCAGAGATTAAACCTGCCCTTTGTTACCGTTGCCCCCAATATCGATGAAACCGAGTTACCGGGAGAAGATGCTACAGCTCTGGTTGAGCGCCTGGCCATCGCTAAAGCCATAGCGCTTGGCGAGCAATATCCGAATGCACTGATTATCGGCAGTGATCAGGTCTGCTCTATTGATAACGAGATCCTGGGAAAACCTCACACACGAGATAAAGCGATTGAGCAACTGCGACTGGCCAGCGGCCGGGCAGTGACATTTCTGACCGGCATCGCCCTCTATAATAGCAACACAAAAAAGCTGCACTCCCATGTCGAACCCTTTAAGGTTCATTTCAGAGAGCTCAGCTTGGCTCAGATAGAGGCTTATCTGGATCTGGATCAGCCTTTCGATTGTGCCGGAAGCTTTAAAAATGAGGCGGCAGGGATCCTGCTGTTTGATGCCATGGAGGGTCGTGATCCTAATGCCCTCACCGGCCTGCCGCTCATTGCACTGCGAGAACTCTTAGAAAAGGAAGGCCTTGATCCTCTGCTTTCCACCAGCAGACTGTAA
- a CDS encoding filamentous hemagglutinin N-terminal domain-containing protein, protein MTIHQHSDKLITNWQSFSIGQDASVTFKQPGSGSVALNRVTGQSPSQILGRLNANGHVMLINPSGILFGPHSQVNVGAITASALNISDQAFLEGRYQFKTTNPSAELLNQGVITAHSGHIALLSPIVRNEGQLRADQNSILLGAADALTLDFYGDGLAKLKVDKAKLDSLIENRGVISADGGLVMLSTDTTRELMTGAVNNSGIIQARSLSLQDGRIILEGGNISNSGTLNVAGAVGSSGGNISVHGQSVTTGGTLSAYGASGGSIRVDATQELRTSANYQAKGDRAQGGEIDLSADSVSLLNSTLDASGHTQGGKIRIGGSFQGGKPVPANDLHPEFRALFSDSPPLQNASNTFINDESRIDASASNGSGGAVVIWSNQRTTQLGSIDTQGMKGGFIEISSARELQHVEFSRLMPGPSGTLLLDPKEIEIGLFPNSNNANPQSGLYGYAEDSGQNSKIDNIELQTLLASGSDVILQASNNITVNAPINVDNPYGDGGNLSLHSGGGIIIDASINSDNGDLTFIANDHATSGVIDSDKESHLTAIILMEGGFVTLNAGTGNVYFELRTGEGLSSNDFGSIIIDRQSIIANSITVITPPDEQEPDVPDTFIDPYIDLGIEPPHIDLNFEQHSQNEYLLKHHNEDSFESIRVSKSTEAKRQKKDETCIRTKEDNTGNTTTEIGACPTS, encoded by the coding sequence ATGACCATCCATCAGCACAGCGATAAGCTCATCACTAATTGGCAGAGCTTTAGTATCGGTCAGGATGCCTCGGTCACCTTTAAACAGCCAGGCTCAGGCAGCGTTGCTCTCAACCGGGTGACAGGGCAAAGCCCCTCTCAAATACTCGGGCGACTGAATGCCAATGGTCATGTCATGCTAATAAACCCCTCCGGGATCCTGTTTGGTCCACACAGCCAGGTCAATGTAGGTGCCATCACCGCCTCAGCTCTCAATATTAGTGATCAGGCTTTTTTAGAGGGGCGTTATCAATTCAAAACAACCAATCCCTCTGCCGAGCTACTCAACCAGGGAGTAATCACCGCTCACTCAGGCCATATCGCCCTGCTCTCCCCGATTGTGCGTAACGAGGGTCAACTAAGGGCAGATCAAAACAGTATTTTGCTTGGCGCTGCTGACGCTCTCACCCTGGATTTTTATGGGGATGGCTTAGCCAAACTAAAAGTAGACAAGGCAAAACTTGATAGCCTGATTGAAAATCGAGGAGTCATCAGCGCCGATGGTGGCTTGGTTATGCTCAGCACTGATACAACCCGTGAGCTGATGACCGGAGCTGTCAATAACTCAGGAATCATCCAGGCTCGCAGCCTGAGCCTCCAAGATGGCAGAATAATCCTTGAAGGCGGCAATATCAGTAACAGTGGCACTCTGAATGTCGCAGGAGCAGTTGGGTCAAGTGGAGGAAATATCTCTGTTCATGGGCAGTCTGTAACCACAGGCGGCACCCTCAGTGCCTATGGAGCCAGCGGTGGAAGTATCCGGGTAGATGCAACCCAAGAGCTTCGGACTTCAGCCAACTACCAGGCTAAGGGTGACAGAGCACAAGGCGGTGAGATAGACCTCAGCGCTGATTCTGTAAGTTTACTGAATTCAACCCTGGATGCTTCCGGTCACACCCAAGGCGGTAAGATCCGGATCGGCGGCAGTTTTCAGGGTGGAAAGCCTGTACCTGCCAATGATCTTCACCCTGAGTTTCGCGCGTTATTTTCCGATAGCCCACCCCTGCAAAATGCCAGCAACACCTTCATCAATGATGAAAGCCGAATCGATGCATCCGCATCTAATGGCTCGGGTGGTGCTGTAGTGATCTGGTCTAATCAACGAACAACTCAACTGGGGTCGATTGATACTCAGGGCATGAAAGGAGGCTTTATCGAGATATCCTCTGCCAGAGAGTTACAACATGTAGAATTCAGTCGGCTCATGCCTGGCCCCAGCGGGACATTACTATTGGATCCTAAAGAGATAGAGATCGGTCTTTTTCCTAACAGTAACAACGCAAATCCACAATCAGGGTTATACGGTTATGCGGAAGACTCAGGCCAGAATAGCAAGATAGACAATATTGAGCTGCAGACCCTGCTTGCCAGCGGCTCCGATGTGATTCTACAAGCCAGTAACAATATCACAGTGAATGCTCCCATCAATGTAGATAACCCCTATGGAGATGGGGGCAACTTATCTCTGCATTCAGGTGGCGGAATTATCATAGATGCGAGCATCAACTCAGATAATGGAGATCTCACTTTTATTGCAAACGATCATGCAACCAGTGGCGTGATCGACTCAGATAAGGAGTCTCACCTTACGGCAATCATTTTAATGGAAGGAGGCTTCGTAACACTCAATGCTGGAACTGGTAACGTATATTTTGAACTCCGTACTGGGGAAGGCCTTAGCTCTAATGATTTCGGCAGCATAATCATTGATAGACAAAGTATCATCGCAAATTCGATTACAGTAATAACTCCGCCAGATGAGCAAGAGCCAGATGTACCTGATACATTTATCGATCCCTATATCGATTTAGGGATTGAGCCTCCTCATATAGACCTCAATTTTGAGCAGCACTCTCAAAACGAGTATCTCCTCAAACACCACAACGAAGACTCGTTTGAAAGTATCCGTGTAAGCAAATCAACAGAAGCTAAAAGACAAAAGAAAGATGAAACATGCATCCGCACCAAAGAGGATAATACCGGAAATACCACTACCGAGATCGGTGCGTGCCCAACGAGCTAA
- a CDS encoding two-partner secretion domain-containing protein, whose amino-acid sequence MAIHQHSDKLITNWQSFNIGQDASVTFKQPGSGSVALNRVTGQSPSQILGRLNANGHVMLINPSGILFGPHSQVNVGAITASTLNISDQAFLEGRYQFKATNPSAELLNQGTITAKSGHIALLSPIVRNEGQLRADQNSILLGAADALTLDFYGDGLAKLKVDKARLNTLIDNKGLIQAEGGFVMLSTDTTRELMTGAVNNSGIIQAHSLSLQDGRIILEGGNISNGGTLDVAGVRETSGGNISVHGQSVAMGGTLNADGASGGSIRVDATQELRTSANYQAKGDRAQGGEIDLSADSVSLLSSTLNASGHTQGGKIRIGGSFQGGKPAPANDRHSEFRSQFADRPALKNASNTFINDASRIDASASAGSGGAVVIWSDQHTTQLGSIDTQGMKGGFVEISSANKLLDAGLSRVTPGSGGTLLLDPETIDISAFPSDILFPSSGHYSYQDDPGNQSISILDLDIQNLLNQGVSVTLQASDYIGFTGNIVVNNPNPVKASLTFQSGNAIQLITGEIITDGGDLTLIANDRLASGVIDEERSPYPALISVATIIDAGEGTVLFELRDGEGLTYSNFTGISYISSNITAKRLIVRAPDRSNLNSNSGGLEQFIDPYIDLGIEPPPVDPSFELYSQDKLIVQNREKRSVLSKSNDKQNTQKKDQGTCINTTQDDAGNTTTEISECPTS is encoded by the coding sequence ATGGCCATCCATCAGCACAGCGATAAGCTTATCACCAATTGGCAGAGCTTTAATATCGGTCAGGATGCCTCGGTCACCTTTAAGCAGCCAGGCTCAGGCAGCGTCGCTCTCAACCGGGTGACAGGGCAAAGCCCCTCTCAAATACTCGGGCGACTGAATGCCAATGGTCATGTCATGCTAATAAACCCCTCCGGGATCCTGTTTGGTCCACACAGCCAGGTCAATGTAGGTGCCATCACCGCTTCAACTCTCAATATTAGTGATCAGGCTTTTTTAGAGGGGCGTTATCAATTCAAAGCAACCAACCCTTCTGCCGAGCTACTCAACCAGGGAACGATCACAGCTAAATCAGGCCATATCGCCCTGCTCTCCCCGATTGTCCGTAACGAGGGTCAGCTAAGGGCAGATCAAAACAGTATTTTGCTTGGCGCTGCTGACGCTCTCACTCTGGATTTTTATGGAGATGGTTTGGCCAAACTAAAAGTAGACAAAGCAAGGCTCAATACCCTTATTGACAATAAAGGGTTAATTCAGGCTGAAGGTGGCTTCGTTATGCTCAGCACTGATACTACCCGTGAGCTGATGACGGGAGCTGTTAATAACTCAGGAATCATCCAGGCCCACAGTCTGAGCCTCCAAGATGGCAGAATAATCCTTGAAGGCGGCAACATCAGTAATGGTGGCACTCTGGATGTCGCTGGAGTACGAGAAACCAGTGGAGGAAATATCTCTGTTCATGGGCAGTCTGTAGCCATGGGCGGCACCCTCAATGCAGATGGTGCCAGTGGTGGGAGTATCCGGGTAGATGCAACCCAAGAGCTTCGGACTTCAGCCAACTACCAGGCTAAGGGTGACAGAGCACAAGGCGGTGAGATAGACCTTAGCGCTGACTCTGTAAGTTTACTGAGTTCAACCCTGAATGCTTCCGGTCACACCCAAGGTGGTAAGATCCGGATCGGTGGCAGTTTTCAGGGTGGAAAGCCAGCACCTGCTAATGATCGCCACTCTGAGTTTCGAAGCCAGTTTGCAGATAGGCCCGCCCTAAAAAATGCCAGCAACACCTTCATCAATGATGCAAGCCGAATCGATGCATCCGCATCTGCGGGTTCCGGTGGCGCCGTGGTGATCTGGTCCGATCAACACACGACCCAGCTCGGATCCATTGATACTCAAGGCATGAAAGGAGGCTTTGTTGAAATATCCTCGGCCAACAAATTGCTTGATGCTGGGTTAAGTCGCGTAACTCCGGGTTCAGGTGGGACCCTGCTGCTGGATCCCGAAACCATCGATATTAGTGCATTCCCCAGTGATATCCTTTTTCCCTCATCGGGACACTACAGTTACCAAGATGACCCGGGTAACCAGTCAATCAGCATCCTGGATCTCGATATTCAAAACCTGCTGAACCAGGGGGTCTCTGTTACTCTACAAGCCAGCGACTATATAGGCTTCACTGGCAACATTGTTGTAAATAACCCGAATCCAGTAAAAGCTTCACTAACATTTCAATCGGGTAATGCCATTCAGCTCATAACCGGTGAAATTATCACGGATGGTGGTGATCTCACACTGATCGCAAATGACAGGTTAGCAAGCGGAGTTATTGATGAAGAACGTAGCCCCTATCCCGCCTTGATCTCGGTCGCCACTATAATCGATGCCGGTGAGGGGACCGTTCTCTTCGAGCTCAGAGACGGAGAAGGTCTCACCTACAGTAATTTCACAGGGATCAGCTATATCTCATCGAATATCACTGCAAAGCGGCTTATCGTGCGAGCCCCCGATCGCAGTAATCTTAACTCCAACAGTGGCGGATTAGAGCAATTTATCGATCCCTACATTGATCTTGGCATCGAGCCTCCCCCTGTGGACCCAAGTTTTGAGCTGTATTCACAAGATAAGCTGATCGTACAAAACCGGGAAAAAAGATCGGTTTTATCTAAAAGCAATGACAAGCAAAATACTCAAAAGAAAGACCAGGGAACCTGTATCAATACAACCCAGGATGACGCAGGCAACACCACCACAGAGATCAGTGAATGTCCGACCAGCTAA